GTTGAACCCGGTGGCGATGCTGGACCCCGTCAAGGTGGGCGGCGTCACGGTGCGCAAGGCGACCCTGCACAATGAGGACATCATCGCCAAGAAGGACATCCGGATCGGCGACTGGGTGGTGGTCCGGCGCGCCGGCGAAGTGATCCCCGAGATCGTGAAGGCGATTCCCGAACGGCGCACGGGCGAGGAACGCCCGTTCGAGCCTCCGGCCGCGTGCCCGGTGTGCGGCGGAACCGTGATCCGGCCGCCCGGCGAGGTCTCGTCCCGTTGCGTCAACGCCGCGTGCCGCGCGCAACTCGAACAGCGCGTCAAACACTTCGTGTCCAAGGGCGCCATGGACATCCGTGGCCTGGGCGAGCAATGGGCCCTGCGTCTGCTCGACGAGGGCTACATCACGGACGTGGCGGACATTTACGGCCTGACCAACGCGCACCTGTTGAAGCTCGAACGCGTGAGAGACAAGACCGCGACCAACCTCCTGGCCGCGATCAACGAGAGCCGCAACCGCCCGTTTCCGCGCGTGGTGTACGCGCTCGGCATCCAGCAAGTGGGCGAGGTCACGGCCGAGAAACTCGCGGAGACGTTTCGGACCATGGACGCCCTCATGAATGCCGGCGAGGAGGACTTGGCCCGGGTCCGGGATGTCGGCCCAGTCACCGCGCGCATCGTGCGCGCGTTCTTTGACGAGCCCAAGAATCGCGCGTTGATCGAGCGGCTGAAGGCCGTGGGCCTGCAGATGGCCTACGAATCAAAGGCGGGCCCGCTCCTCGGCAAAACGTTCGTGTTGACCGGCTCGTTGGCGTCATTGACGCGAGGCCAGGCGCAAGAAAAAATCCGCGCTGCTGGCGGCAGCGTGGCTGACGCCGTCAGTCGAAAGGTGGACTACGTAGTCGCGGGCGAGGACCCGGGATCCAAGCTGGAAAAGGCCAAGAAACTGGGGATCAGAGTCATCGACGAGACCGAGTTCCTCACCCTTCTGTCGCGGTAGCCCGGTGTGCGTGTCCGTCACCGTTCAGCAGATCGGGTTACGTGAAAGGGCATTGCGAGCGCATCCCCTGCAGCTTGCTGCGGGAGCTTCAATCCCCTCGACGGAAAACGTCTCACCTGTCACAAGGAGATCGCGTGATTGATCGTTTCGTCGTCCGAAACATCTTATTGCCCACATTGGCCATTGCGGCCACGGTCTTTCCGAGCGCGCTTCACGCCGCGTCCACCGAGCCGCCCGTCAAAATCCGGGTGGGACATTTCCCGAACATCACCCACGCCCAGCCGTTGATCGCCCAGACCAATGGGTGGTTCAGCAAAGCGCTGCAACCCGACGCCGTAGTGGAGTGGAAGATTTTCAACGCCGGTCCTGCGGTGATCCAGGCATTGTTTGCCAATGAGTTGGATCTTGCGTATATCGGACCCGGCCCCGCGACCAACGGCTACGTCAAATCCAAAGGCAAGCTCCCCATCGTGATCGCGGGCGCAGCCGACGGGGGCGCCGCGCTGGTCGTGCGGCCCGATGCGGGAATCCGTTCTCCGGCTGATTTTCGCGGAAGACGAATCGCCACCCCCCAGATCGGCAGCACGCAGGACATTGCGTTACGGGGGTGGCTCAAGCAACACGGTCTCGCCCCCAAAGAAAAAGGCGGCGAGGTCACCGTGGTGCCGTTCGCCAATCCCGATCAACTCACGCTCTTCCGACAGGGCCAGATCGACGGGGCCTGGGCCCCGGAGCCGTGGGCGGCGCGTCTTATCCACGAGGGTGGCGGAACGATCTTCCTCGATGAGCGCGAGCTGTGGAAAGACCTCACGGGCGGGAAGTTCTCGACCACGGTCCTGGTCGCTCACTCCAAATTTCTCCAAACACATCCGGAACTCGTGCGGCGATGGGTCGCGGCGCACGTGGAGCTCACGACCTGGATCAACGATCATTCCGACGAGGCCAAATCGCTCGTCAACGAGGAGCTCAAACGCATCACCGGCAAACCCCTGCCGCCGGCAGTGTTGGACGCGGCGTGGGCGCGGGTCAGATTCACGTCCGACCCGATCAAAGCATCGATCGCCCAATCCGCGCGATGGGCGTTCGAGCAAGGGCACTTGGGACGCAAGGAGCCCGATCTCTCCGGGCTCGTGGACACGCGCTGGCTGCCGGCAGAAGCACCGGCTTCTCAACCCAAGAAGTAACCGCCGAGGCTTAGGGTGGGGTGACACCGAGGCTCTCGATCACTTTGCCGGTCGTCTTACCGGGCTTAGCGACATCAGAAGGCTCCGCTAACCAGGGACCGAGCAACGCCCACACCGCGCGGTGCTTGCCGATCTCAGCGTCGCGCTGCATCAAGGTTCTGAGCCGGGCGCGCGCCGACGCCATGTCCGGATTGTGGGCGTCATCGAGCAGCAGGAGAAAGTGTTTGATCAACCCTTGGACCTCGGCGCCCTCATCTCGCAGCGAGGTCAAAAACGCGTCTACTTCGTAATTCGTGACCATAAGCGACAAACTCCTTTACGATGTCCGGTTCTTCACGTAATCCGTGAGGGCTTGTCTGGTGCTGGCAAAGGCTAAGTCATCCCACGGTAGACGATTCACGGCAAAGGTCTTGGCCTCCAACGCTTCGTCCCCCGCCATCAGGCGCCCTCCGGTGACGCGCGCGGCGTAGACGACCACCACGACCGGATATTCGCGGTACGAGTAGGCGCCGAGCAACCCGTCGGTGCTGACTTCCAGCCCGACTTCCTCCCGCGTCTCCCGTGCGGCCGCCTCTTCCAAGGTCTCCCCGCGATCCACGAACCCGCCCGGGAACACCCACTTGCCGTACCCGGGTTCGATGCCGCGTTTCAGCAACACCAGTCCGCCGTCGTGGGAGACGATGGTTCCCACCGCGACCTTGGGATCCAGATACACGACCCGCCCGCACGCCGTGCAGACCGGACGCGGCCTTTCACCCGGTCTGGGCGACTGCACCGCCAATCTGCCGCCGCAGGCCGCGCAGAACGTCACCCCGCGTTGAATCTCGTCCCACCCCACCTGGCTACCCCTCTCGTTGTACCGTAACGACGCGAGCCAGATCCCCGTCGCCGAGGTACGGCGGATCACTGGCGCGCACGAATTCTTCGATCTGTGCCGGCGTCTTGATCCCCGGGATCACCGTGGACACCAGCGGCGACGTGAGCACATAGCGCACCGCCGCCTCCGCCAGGCTCGCAATCTTGCCGCGCACCAGGAATCGGAATCCCTCGACTCGTTGAAGCAATGCAGCGAACTGCTCCGGCGTCCACCGCGTGGCGCGGTGGTCCATGGCGTGAAAATGCGCGCCGACCTTGTACTTACCCGATAGAAGGCCGTACTCGATCGGCGTCCGCACGATCACACCAATGCCTGTGCGCTCGACCATGGGGCCGATCTCGGAAAGGATATGAGGCCGCAAGAGATTGTGGACTAATTGCAGCGTGGCCGCGGTCCCTCGCGTCATCACCAGCCGCGCGGATTCCGCGTCGCTTACCGAAACACCGTAGTGGCGGACCAATCCGCGCCGCTGAAAGTCCTCCACCACTGCAAACAGCTCGTCGCCCTTCAGGAGATCGACGGAAGGATTGTGCAGCTGGTATAGATCGATGATCTCGACTTTGAGGCGCTTGAGGCTGGCTGCCACAGCGGCCTCAAGATGCTTGCGCGAGAAATCCTTGACCAGTCCCCGAGCCACGTCGTACCCGCCCTTGGTCGCGACCGCCACCTTGCCAGCCAGGCCCGACAACACTTCGCCGAACAACCGCTCACTGCGGCCGTCGCCGTACATGTCCGCGGTGTCAAAGAACGTGACGCCCAGATCCAGCGCCCGCTGAATCGCGGCCACGGATTCGCGGTCGTAGGTGGGCCCATAGTCCCGACCGCCGATGGACCAGCCGCCAAACCCGATTTCACTGACGCTCAGACCGGTCTTGCCTAGCACGCGATAACGCACGGCCATCCCTTTGCGATGCCGTACTCTAGCACGTGATTTTCAAGCGGTGCAACGAACCGACAGCTAGGGGCTGGTGATCTGGATGGTCACTTCCGACCCCGCCGCTTCAGTGCGATCAATCACCGCCACGTAGTATCGGCCGGTCTCGGTCGCGCTGAAAGCAATCAGGCCACCTGGCTCCGCTACGTCGAAGAAATCGTCGTCCACCGACGGGATGAGCGAGGCGAATGTTTCGGTCGCCCCTCGGATTGTCGTTACTCTGATGGTGTAGTCCGCGCCGCGGATCGCGTCAAACACGAATCGCGCGGTCTCGCCGGGAACCAGCGCACGCGGAACCGGGAAGTCGTTCACCAAGAGGCGGGTCGTGCCCGGGATGGGATCGAGGCGCTCGTCGTAGGACACCACGCGGACCGTGTACTCGGTGCCTCCATGATTGCCGCGGTCAGCCACCGCGATGTAGGCCACCCGGTCGGTCGCGGTGAATGCCAGGCCCGTAGATGACCCCACGTCCACCATCGCGTGCGTCACGGGATCGATGATCGGCGACAACGAGACGTAGGTATCGGCGCTCCCGGAGAACACCCGGGTCAGCACGAAGTATTGATGCCCCGGAATCGTCGTGAACCGCCACGCGTGCGCTTCATTCCGGCCAAGGTCGGCGTCGGCGGGCCGATCATTGATGAGGACCTCGCTGCCTGCCGAGAGATCCCAACACTCACCCGATGGGCACGGCACCACGAGGACGGGTTCGACGATCGCCCCGCATCCGGCCAGCACCGCCGAACCAAGGCCCACCAAAATACGCGGCACACCCATCAGCCCCT
Above is a window of Nitrospirota bacterium DNA encoding:
- the ligA gene encoding NAD-dependent DNA ligase LigA; this translates as AELNERRLAAGEAPLANPRNAAAGAVRQLDPSVTAERRLKFMPYGVGVIQGREPRTHWESLELLKALRFPVSPHNERLPDLDAAWAFCQKWEAQRDDLDYDTDGTVIKVDDVELQRELGEVSRRPRWAIAYKFPAEEATTRVMDIIINVGRFGALNPVAMLDPVKVGGVTVRKATLHNEDIIAKKDIRIGDWVVVRRAGEVIPEIVKAIPERRTGEERPFEPPAACPVCGGTVIRPPGEVSSRCVNAACRAQLEQRVKHFVSKGAMDIRGLGEQWALRLLDEGYITDVADIYGLTNAHLLKLERVRDKTATNLLAAINESRNRPFPRVVYALGIQQVGEVTAEKLAETFRTMDALMNAGEEDLARVRDVGPVTARIVRAFFDEPKNRALIERLKAVGLQMAYESKAGPLLGKTFVLTGSLASLTRGQAQEKIRAAGGSVADAVSRKVDYVVAGEDPGSKLEKAKKLGIRVIDETEFLTLLSR
- a CDS encoding ABC transporter substrate-binding protein — protein: MIDRFVVRNILLPTLAIAATVFPSALHAASTEPPVKIRVGHFPNITHAQPLIAQTNGWFSKALQPDAVVEWKIFNAGPAVIQALFANELDLAYIGPGPATNGYVKSKGKLPIVIAGAADGGAALVVRPDAGIRSPADFRGRRIATPQIGSTQDIALRGWLKQHGLAPKEKGGEVTVVPFANPDQLTLFRQGQIDGAWAPEPWAARLIHEGGGTIFLDERELWKDLTGGKFSTTVLVAHSKFLQTHPELVRRWVAAHVELTTWINDHSDEAKSLVNEELKRITGKPLPPAVLDAAWARVRFTSDPIKASIAQSARWAFEQGHLGRKEPDLSGLVDTRWLPAEAPASQPKK
- a CDS encoding NUDIX hydrolase, with translation MGWDEIQRGVTFCAACGGRLAVQSPRPGERPRPVCTACGRVVYLDPKVAVGTIVSHDGGLVLLKRGIEPGYGKWVFPGGFVDRGETLEEAAARETREEVGLEVSTDGLLGAYSYREYPVVVVVYAARVTGGRLMAGDEALEAKTFAVNRLPWDDLAFASTRQALTDYVKNRTS
- a CDS encoding aldo/keto reductase, with product MRYRVLGKTGLSVSEIGFGGWSIGGRDYGPTYDRESVAAIQRALDLGVTFFDTADMYGDGRSERLFGEVLSGLAGKVAVATKGGYDVARGLVKDFSRKHLEAAVAASLKRLKVEIIDLYQLHNPSVDLLKGDELFAVVEDFQRRGLVRHYGVSVSDAESARLVMTRGTAATLQLVHNLLRPHILSEIGPMVERTGIGVIVRTPIEYGLLSGKYKVGAHFHAMDHRATRWTPEQFAALLQRVEGFRFLVRGKIASLAEAAVRYVLTSPLVSTVIPGIKTPAQIEEFVRASDPPYLGDGDLARVVTVQREG